Below is a genomic region from Argiope bruennichi chromosome 3, qqArgBrue1.1, whole genome shotgun sequence.
ATGGTTCATCATTAGAATTAATTTCTCGAATTAGagctaaattttgttatatactctaaattaaattaattcgtaccaatttttgtaatgtttttgttttgcAACGTAAACATGAAATTTGCtacgaataaataataaaatcatttttacctGCCATGGTATACATTGTAAAGATTAAATTGAACTGCtttcatattctattaaattatattgagttgtaaataaaaactgattattCCTTTAATCTGTTAATCAAGAATCGTGGCTGATGAGGGCTGTTAGACATTCCACCTTCAATTTCCAAGTTGTTGTGGCGGCGACCATTTATTTAAGACAGTAAGGAGGTAACTCTTTTATGGTCACTGAAATTTACCAAATCCACTAATTTTCATAGAAAAGTGTGTATTTTGGtgcttttgcttaaaattaagcTCGGCATTCAAGAGTTAATtcggaaaagaaagaaaatatgctACTGCactatttcttcaatttcttaatttttaaatgcaaaaaaaaaaccaattttatttttattatcctcTATTAATGCGTTTATGTCTCTTCTTTTACAGATATTCGCATTTTCCgtttaaaatcaatgaattttgttttaatctaattatgtattttgtatgtctaattatgtatgtattataatcttaataaaaaaaataaattttaaatccattaaattctttttcaataaagtcccgtagaaaatattttttatgaacatgggaattgagaatttttaacaaagaaaaaaagtttaaattgagttttttttttttttttgacattgctTTGAGAATGTCGGCTTTAAATTCCtcgaatgaaaatatttgaaatgttctaTTTATCTTGATTTAAGTCCTTCCTCTTTCTTTAACACACTGAAGAGAGATCAGGAGTTTACTGGGGTGACTTGGAAGAAAAACTCAGCACGAAAACTGGAGTTACTCCATGATCAATCTATAACAGATGTCTCGCGAAACATGCAATTTTAAGGACAGTCTGTGAGGGGTCAGGAATCTATATGGgggaaggaaaaattatttttttgctcattttaaaagcgtgatatataaaaagaatatttattgcaataattatttaaagaaagatccTATTATACGctttatgatattgttttattcttttataacaaTTAGTGAAATATTATTCGTCTATTTTGCTATAAGatcaaatattacaacaaaattagctttataaaaggaatggaaaaaaaaCAGTGAAAGTATATACCTATTGATGAAATctgataaagattttataatggAGTCTACTTTAacctattttgaaaatatgacttttcattatttttataccagGGTAATATGAGTAAATCGAAgatatagaaaattctttttctatatggaaaatatatattaaaaaaattaaactaggAATATATTCTCTTagcataattgaaattaattatgaatttctggcaaatttttaaatttaatactttatattaataaatttcatatacttttatattattctttcgtTTAAAGGCAATAATAATTGATGAATCAGTTTAGAAATCCTAACAGCTTGtgggaaaaatattgtaaatatttttcaattttcttgcaAATACGTTTCTTACCTGATTAATACTATTCTATGATATCATCTAATAACAATTAAATCTGAAAagtttatagcattttttatatacattatctatttaaaacaaatataaaacgaATGTCCTGAAATAAGCGGcaacatttcttcaaaaataacattaagacaagaaataatgaataacagaatttttaaaacaaaactttgataaaatataaattgacaaaacatttatgaaattaaaagctttaatacttttgtttattcttttcattattccAGGTTGCCCTATGAAGCTTTGTCATTTCTTCTTGCTGGGCTGTACCTTAGGTTTTCTAGGTACCGATGCCCAGCTCTTGACGGATCGGCCGCTGCCTATTGATCAATTACTACAGATCGTTTGGGACCCAGGTGCTCTCATACATATGTGGACAGCACTTGATCAACTGTACAACATCGCCTTGGGTTGGAGGAGTGCAGCCAAGACTGTGATTACTTTACCGTTCAGGGAAGGGAGATCCATGGACCACATTCGATTCCAGGAGCCCAGGAAGTACAAGTACTGGCACAGGCAGATGGACGTGCCTCACTGGGAAAGATTCAACGCTATTTATTCTGGACAACCAAGCGCTTCTGTTCAGATGCCAGTCAAGCAGCATTATATGTTGCCACCACCACAATTTTTGGTCCATCCGCAAGACATTTTCCCGCCAGGATGGGCACAAAATCTAGCAGTGGCCAACAGGGATGATAAAAGACTGCGAGATATTAAACATCTCCTGCAAACCAAAGCCTTTTTGGACAAACTAGCTCAGACTAATGGAAAATTGAATGAGAAACAACCTAATATTCCCATTCCTCTGTTTTTCTCGAACTCAAATGGGGCTCTAACTTCGAATCCTGAAACGAGATTGAGAATGTTCTTGAAACTTATGAAACAACTTGGTGACATGCATACAAGTAGGGTAGATTTTGATGACTCGAAAGAAGAAAATGGTTATAATAGATGACAAGCTGTATTATTCAACAGGACCAAGTATAGCATTCTTCCAAAGCATGTTTATCTGTTCGGCATTACTAGTTAGGAACGGCACTAACATTAGAAAATACTCCTGAAGTAGTCAATCGTTCATCTGTCGCTTGTTTCAAGCTTTCGATAAGCATCGTTTGTTATGACTTCATATGTTAATCAGCTAGCTGTACGAcataatcatttttcataaatgtaatatctcagataatatttatttataaatatattggacTTCGAgcatttctaaaaacttttttttacttttcatcagAAAAGAAGACATCTTGCTACTTGTCATTCGAATGCAGAGAATTTGGTTATTTGATATGAGAAATACAGTAAGGATatgaagttaatatatatatatatatatatgttcagcAATACAAGTCACTATCAATTCattatacttgaaaaataaagttgaataatatttattcctgttattaattaataattaatattaaattccaaCGGAAGTTGcttgttttcttatatttactataaatttaaaacttctaattttctaattattaatctaattatttttacaaaaatacatgcattgcaaaaaaaagaaaaattattattattattattattattattattattttgagaaaacagcattagatttcaattttctaaGATAGTATGAAAACAGActgttacttaattttttaattcatttttaaaggctcctttttttacttttaaatcttatttttcgtATAAGcgcataataaaattaattctgtctttagaatcaataaattttctatgactcatttcaatttacattaggatgaaaatatttaaattcaaaacacttAATATTGTTACTTTTagaacaagaaaaagaatatttaacaattttatttttataacttaaatttttgtcaataaattgattattattaaacttttgctGCATTTgggattaattaaatatttaacaaatattgtatattatatatatatatatatatatatatatatatatatatatatatatatatatatatatatatatatatatatatatatatatattattcaataaataactatatattgAACAGAAAATTTTCTCAAGTAATATTGGAATTCTATAAGGGCAATCtatatcaaaaaagatttttgtaattAAGTTATCAGAAATTTCCTCTGAAAACTAATTCAAAGTGAACACGTTATGAGCTAtaaactttacattaaaaaaatttattatacattatgactaaaaaatgtttaactaagaatttctttcagatttataagtagtcaaaaataaattattgaaatacttccttttttatttattactaaacaaAAAATTCATGACTCAAATgttttccgaaaataaaattttttattcgaattttgtctggaaaataacattttatcataCCATATAGTTAATACTCATACGTAATTTGGAAATTGCTAGAAATTGAATCCTTCAACAGATTAGATTCgtaaagaaaatagcatttattatctgttagaaattttcgaaattaaagggatatgttaatatttttaattagaaatattcctTAAtagcttaacttttttttcatatcataacAGAGTCATAACTTAGTTTCAGAATCTAaaactaacaaattttgaaatgtgactggagtcaattattttgtttttgtaaacattataatttaatagtatttgaaaagataaattaattatgaaatgattCTTTTGCAATATATGTTTCCTCATCTCTTATAGAACGCCCAATACTTAAAAAGCTATTTGCACTACCTTAATAAATTGCCCATGatcttgaattattataaaatactttataaatcagaattcaaatttcaaagacatcataattagataaaaaaaactgcatagaatccataaatatctgaaatgtttTATGGACTCTAAGTCACAAAAGCATTCTCCAAACAGAACGTGTCATCAAATCCGAAAGTATAGAAAATCAGATTATCAAGGACTCATAAGCGGCAACTTTTGAACGAAGTGCTTAATGTAGAAAATTCccaatttataagataaaaaagatCATTGTCTGTTCCTCCTTGTTTTCTGATTAATTCGAAATTGTAACTAGacttaaatggaaaaaaagaaccCAATAATTTGAAGCATTCAATTTCCAAAGTGctctattttcttataaatataaaaaaaaatatccaagcaATTGCCGCAAAAGTTACAGTACATGGGTTATTTCAAATGTAGCACGTTTTCGTTCTATTCAGcaattttcgtgtaaaattttcaataagggCACAAGAAATTCATAGGACTTtccattcttgaaaaataatgaaaagttttctttgcagctaatttaaattaagtttacgaactaataatttttaagccATAAGAAGAAATCTGCAGTTTAACAAAAGAAAGAATCGGGTCTGCAGTTTAACAAAAGAATTTCTTACAGGTTCATAGGCTCATCAttggtttttttaatgtttatatttatatcttttgcGTATGGAATTTAAGTTATCAAGTTTCcaaagttaataataatactctttccataaaaaaattattattcattggaAACAGAAAAACAATTCacttataaaaagttataaatttatattgcttcGAATGTAAGGtcgatattataaatttaaattgctttgaaaatcaactatttaaataatcacattaataaaaaaacaaccgATAAATTTGTTTATGgctattgaaatattattacgaaggatatattttatatacattatcgGTGAGGGAATGTATTGATAAAAATGGGAAGATgacaattaatgaaattaaacgtAGTGAATTTCgtcataagaaaaaataatgattaaatgataTAGTTCTCCAGTTAAAACtcttaattaaactattaaaaaggcTAATTAAGTCAGATGCTTATAAGCTTGAAAATTAGTTGAAATACAAATCTCAGCTAGAAAAAACAATAGTTGCTTCATCAAAGTTTATTACCTCTGAAAAACCCTTAGTTGGATCAATTGCCAATACTAATTACATGGAAAGGCCATGATTCTAGAATCCTATATAACCCCTTCATTCATTCTATTTTACAATTAAAGGGGTTATGTAATAAAGGAAAGGAATGGTGATAAAGCCTTTTATTTATGTGTGGTACAAGGAAATAAGTTTCGAGAAATCATGCTTATGTTTCATCCTCTCATTTTAGGTCGATCGTGCGATTAGAGCATCAAACTGGTGATATTTTCTCCCCATTTagattccaaaagaaaaaatacttaaaaaccaCGATGCCTGCTTAATGCTAAAATAAGTTAAttgcgtttttttaaattattggcatgatacaaaagaaattttttttaaatatatctttttgaaatatttttgtaactgaTAGGCAGCTGCGTGACCTCAGATGTGAAAAGTCATTTCACATGAAAGTTTCATCtgggttcagttttttttttttaaattaaaatctaagtattatttatattttttaaaagtgccATTTAATcagaatatctataaaatattttatcacgtataatttttaaaaaggcaagAAACCGAAATGTGTCCTTTTTTTGACcacaaaaaaaattgtgattaaaaaaagggaggaaagaaaagaacattttaagaaactattaaaTTCTGAAGAGCgtaactaaatattttgaagatagaatttaaaaagttttaagaaaaagtgtagttattttatttctgtttgtggattataattcaacaaaaaggATATTTCAAATTGTTCTAAGATTAacgttttattatattaatcccACAATAATTCAGTGCGcatcaaaaatagtaaaatgatcAAAAGCgtaattcaaatataaagaatGCTGTAATATATTGTTAACTGAAattctaaaatgcatttaaaaatgaatgcacttaaaaataattcacctTTGCTTAATAtcgaattttgtttaaatgtgaatagaacaaaatttcaaaactcgtATTAAAAGTATGCCTTATACCAAAaccaatgtgaaaaaataaatagaatattcgTATTTTGAtcatcattaatgaaaaaaatgccaGGATTAAATATTgctagcaacaatgaaaacgatttaagtttcacttcagcaatgaaatatagtgttataaaatacgcttaaatacttttgaaaatttattaaaaataaaaaagattatgcGGCATATCattgaaaggatattttttaatattatgaattttaaaataatgtaaaattcattttttagctgtaatatttttggtagtaaaagttaagaaaaatgtaaaaaatttgcatattttagttaattaaaatttggagaaaCTTGTACTAATGGGCATAGTTCCACACTCTAAAGTTTATATATTGATTAGATCAAATTTGGTGTTATAGGTCTAACCTGTAAAGCACCAATACACACAGACtggcatattcatttttattagtagtagagatctATACGttatgaaagaaatagaaaaataaagttaaacttaattgaaaaccctcgttttttttaaattttttctttcaacatatatttattttcatcgaaTAGATTTCACAGAACACTCATTACTAACCTGAAATTGGGATAATTGTCAGAAACAaaccttttgctttttttaaatatcaacaatGAAGTTATAAATCCGTTTCTTATGTTGCATGGAGTTTTTGATTATtcacatatattatttaattgattggcacactttacaaaaaaattaaagtgttcaaattatttataaagtttaagcAACGAGGTCTAAGAAATCATTAGAATGATTAAAAAtctagaacatttttaaatatagatattaaagtaatgaaatatttgattaataagaCCATTATTTCCCAGGAAAATCCTCTTGTGAAAACAAACAACtcaattcttttataattctttttcatttctgattAAAAGAGTAAACAAAAAGATTAACCCACGACAAACAACATTTTGCCTTGATTTTTTTAAGCTGCTTCCAGGTGAATGATTGGATTATTTTACGTCCTTTAAAATACGTAACATTTATACacagatttgaaaattattttaaatccctTCACACTTGATAGATACATCACAATCttacaaattgaaatataatacatGATGTGGTCTAATCCATGGTGATTGCTTACTTTAggccatttttatttgtaaacaacTATTGGAAACGAGAGCGGGAGGGAAACTAAATTCACTTTTGAGAATCTTGACACTTGCTATTTTGACTTCAGTTACTTTTGAATTTCCAAATTTATCAATGGATTAATCTCTCCCTTAAAGAGTTTTAAAGAGATTTCTCCCGTAAAGTAATTTATCAAAGATTAATCTCTCCGTACGCTTCACAGGCCATtcgtggaaaaattaatttaacatttcatttgcagattttttcccctcttcgaCGTCATATTCTCACAATATGAAAGAGAATCAAAACACATCGTTTAGAAGATTAGATGAGGTATTTAAACTCGAAAGTGGTGCACGATTCGTTCCGATTCTTTTGATTACTTTCAATGGGTCATTAAACAAAttcgaattatattttgaacatttacaTTGCTTTTCAATCTATTAGTAGACCAATATAATGCTTCGATAAGCTTTTATtggtcatttagatttttttttttttgaagcagatATTCTACTCAAAGAAGTGTACAAATTATACACAATTAGTAGTTAAGAGAGAGCAAACAACATTACAAAATACgttgcttttacattaaaaaaagggggaataAAAATTATCGCCTTTTTTAGCACTTTAAACAGAATTTTCGAATCTTATACCAATAATTCTGTCTGTTTCAATAGTACCTAAATGTTTTCACTACTACTAAATGAGAATTCAAATGCCATTAGCCAACAGATAGCTTGGGTAAAGGACGCTCGTCTTTTCGAACTTGCATTATTAGACATATTTAGACGTTTAaaacaattaagtaaaataaGAGAGCCAGTATCTCAATTCTAATCTTTTTACCTATTTTTGTATCCTGTGGTAGCTCATGATCCTAAAACATATCATCAGAGGTAACTTGTCTCCTCCTGGTTTCGATTTCGGAAGAAATCGCAAAATATAAATTCTGGCTGAATCTGGTAGCCACAATACTTGAATCGATTTCACTAATTTCATGAAAGTcattaataaaacattgaaagTAATAGTTGGCTTAATAAATTTGACGGCATTTAGAATTAAAGTATATGGCAAAACTAACTGCAAATGGTACAGTGCAACTTGAAAGAATAAGACAATTCTTtccaaataatgtaatttaaagaaatgacgcatcttctaaatatttgtaacaatattttgcacGTTTCTTAAgcgttctttaaatattttcatgtgttaaaacttttttttaatctaacactttttctgtttttattatacAATCGCAAAAGACGCTACGTCTGCCCTACCAAATCATCCGGAATAATCTGAATGATCAAGTGTCATGATAATAAATCAAGCACTGAGATAAACGCAAAATGATTTCCAATACAATGCAACCCATACGTCCATCATAATGTGGATTGCACATAAAGGATAGTATCCAGCATGAACTGAAGGCAACACAATCCCGCACTATTTTTATACACACCAAGGAGGTGAGATTTTGATACTTACATAGCAACTTCTTATTGCCATATCTGAGATCCCCTCCCCTATTGgaactttattatataaaaaaagaagtgaaattttgaaaactgaatcatataaaaaggaaattacaaaattacGGCAActgagataaaactttttttttttttactttaaacaatATCTGCGAAACTACACTTACAGtaggtaaaattaaaatcttttgatagATGTGCccttaatttataaatcatatttaaatttcgaacttataattattctgaaaaattaaatatttaaagaaagaaattttgtattttttaagcgCGAAATAGAAAGTATCGTTGAAGACGTAAATGTGGCAAATATAAGGATCTGGAATGATATATGTAATGAAACGTGGGCAATGAAGAATTATGTATTGCATCGTCTTTTCAAAACATGTTCTctgtaatttttgaattgaacGAAACGCATCATCCAAAACCGAAGAGAAATCACTAAGATAATGTGTTAATTAAATACAATGTCATATTGCTGTAGACCTAAATTTATACGGATTTATCCAGAAAAAAAGGGATCTCATATGCGACTAAATGTTGTAATTCAATACTCAAACCATCTGATGCAGAGATTTGTCGAAAAAGAGCAGTTATATATTCAAAtcgaaatttcaattgaaattccttattatttactattaattgcATTTGTTCATAAAAGATTGCAACAGAATAAGTCTCAATTAAATCATaagtacagtttttttaatttgtttattattttgtgagAAATTCAAAGTTTTTGGTGGAAAGAATTGGTTCGTCCTCTTATCACTCAAAGTCTTCGCAAGATATAGATATGCAAACATCACCGCTTCTTAGACATTAAGGACCTCGTTAGCTAGGACTTTACAATACTACTAcccaaatgaaaaatttgaattaagacaCTTTTCATAGCATTTACAGGATTCTTACATGTTACTGGGAAAGTTTGAAATCTTATACTTTCTAAAAtacttaggtatctttgaaatttaacattttctagaATACCTAGTTACCTTTAGGCAAAGTTTGAAATCTGACATTTTCTAGAGTGCCTAGGTATCCTAAGGAAAAGCATGAAATAGTtagtatttttcacatttttaagacGTTCTACATAATAATAGATAACAAactagcaaaatataaaataaattatcaatttattttgttttattttttgcaaattattaaattaactccgcataaattttgttttatataaccttcatctttcctttaagtatgttaaataagaaatttttaatgacactcgttcttttttttcttctcctttttttcccccttctctaAACAACATTTATATTTCTGTCATCAAATgcatgtattttgaataaaaggcatgcattttaaataaaggccttagtaaaataaaaacattttaattaaataaaggcCTTACCATgtctttcttttcattctttcctAAACaacattttcattctataaaatatcaaagtatttatATAGCCTAGGgagtgtatttaaataattttcgtatTCCAGACTATACCTAACCCATTTCATACTTTACTGGCGTTTCATATACTGCAATTAATATGTACATGTTGAAAAATCAAAAGAACAGTCAAAAATTGCTTAACTAGCACCTTCACAACATGTGATTTGCATTACgagcaaaaatgtaaaaatatgactCTCTTAACGAGCAATATTTCGCAGACTGGGTGACGAGAAGACGTTGTGTTTTTCCATACAGAACCTTGCCTATATACATTTCTTTGACACCaactgctatttattttttaaattagaaacagaaaaatcta
It encodes:
- the LOC129963687 gene encoding uncharacterized protein LOC129963687, with translation MKLCHFFLLGCTLGFLGTDAQLLTDRPLPIDQLLQIVWDPGALIHMWTALDQLYNIALGWRSAAKTVITLPFREGRSMDHIRFQEPRKYKYWHRQMDVPHWERFNAIYSGQPSASVQMPVKQHYMLPPPQFLVHPQDIFPPGWAQNLAVANRDDKRLRDIKHLLQTKAFLDKLAQTNGKLNEKQPNIPIPLFFSNSNGALTSNPETRLRMFLKLMKQLGDMHTSRVDFDDSKEENGYNR